AAAGACGTGGGAAAAGTTGACGCCGCCCTTTTCAATGACCGCGCCGTTTTCGATCACCCGGGTGCGACCGCCACCACCGGCAGGCCGGGTCCAGGCGTCTTCGACGAAATGCGCGCCGCCGTCTTCAGCTTCCAGGGCAGCGCAAATGCGGTCTTGCAGGTCGAGCAGATAGGCTTTTACGGCCTCGGTGCGGGTAGTCATGGCATCACCTTGAATCGGGCAAAGCTACACGGCGCTCATACAGGCCGGCGGCAAATTGCTGCGTAGGATAACACTGCACCTTGTGCCGTCGCAGTTGACGAAGGTCAAGCTTTAAGAGTCCGATAGGGCGCTTGGCGCTACAACTCTAGAAGCCAAGACTTAAGGAGAGAACAGATGGCAAAGCGTATCCAGTTCCGCGCCCATGGCGGCCCCGAAGTGCTCGAATACGTGGACTACCAACCCGCCGAGCCCGGCCCGCTGCAGGTACGCGTGACCAACAAGGCCATCGGCCTCAACTTCATCGACACTTATTACCGCAGTGGCCTCTATGCGCCACCCGCCTTGCCGTCGGGCCTGGGCGCAGAGGGCGCGGGCGTGGTCGAGGCGGTCGGAAGCGAAGTCACCCGCTTCAAGATCGGCGATCGCGTGGCGTACGGCAGTGGCCCGTTGGGCGCTTATAGCGACGTTCATGTCTTGCCGGAAGCCAATCTGGTGCATTTGCCGGATGCCATCAGCTTCGAACAGGCCGCCGGCGTGATGCTCAAAGGCCTGACCGTGCAGTACTTGCTGCGTCAGACGTATGAACTCAAGGGCGGCGAAACCATTCTGTTCCACGCAGCAGCCGGCGGCGTCGGTTCCCTGGCCTGCCAATGGGCCAAGGCTTTGGATGTGAAACTGATCGGCACGGTCAGTTCAGCAGAGAAAGCCGCCCTGGCGAAAGCCAATGGTGCCTGGGCGACCATCGATTACAGCCATGAAAACGTCGCACAACGCGTGCTGGAATTGACTGACGGTAAAAAAGTGCCGGTGGTGTACGACGGCGTAGGCAAAGATACCTGGCTGACGTCACTCGACAGCGTCGCGCCTCGAGGGCTGGTGGTGAGTTTCGGTAATGCTTCGGGCGCAGTGGATGGAGTGAATCTGGGGATTCTCGCGGGGAAGGGTTCGCTGTACGTGACCCGACCGACCCTGGCGACCTACGCCAACAACGCTGAAAACCTGCAAAGCATGGCCGATGAGCTGTTCGAGATGATCATCAGCGGCAAGTTGAAGGTGGACATCAGTCAGCGGTATTCATTGGCTGAAGCGGCCAAAGCGCAGACCGAATTGTCGGCGCGGCGCACGACGGGCTCCACGGTGCTTCTGCCATAAGATATTTGGTGTTTGTCAGGGCCTCTTCGCGGGCAAGCCCGCTCCCACAGGATTTCGGTCGTTCACATTATTCGTATACGACTCGGACCTGTGGGAGCGGGCTTGCCCGCGATAAACGATGACGCGGTATTAATCCGGGCGCACAACGTGGCCGGTGGCCAGATCGCGAATCACGCTCGGATTCTTCCGTCCACCCAGATTGCCACCCAGCACCCAATCAACCTGCCCACGGAAATACTGCTCCACGCGAAGCCGCGTCCGCGCCGCCGGCCGTCCCTGAGGGTTGGCCGAGGTTGAAACCAACGGCCCGACCAACGCACACAAATCCCGCACCAATGGGTGATCGCTCACCCGCAATGCCACGGTTTCGTGCACACCGGTAATCCACTGGGGCAACATATTCTGATGCGGCACCAGCCAGGTGTTGGGGCCAGGCCAGGTGCTGGCCATGCGGTCCATCCACAATTCAGGGAAGTCTTCGAAGAGGAAGTCGAACTGACGAATATTATCGGCCACCAGAATCAGGCCTTTATCCACAGACCGTCCCTTGATCAGCAACAGACGATCCACCGCCTCTTCGTCCCACGGGTTGCAACCCAGGCCCCAGACAGCTTCGGTTGGATAGGCAATGACCGCCCCAGCGCGAATTTCTCGTGCGGCTTGTTGCACGCGCCAACTGTTAACCATGAAAGACTCTCCGGAATAAGGCTCTGCGCAGTTTACCGATCTTCCCTATAAAACCTAGCGTCCCCGCGCAAGCCAGCGGCCGCTTTCACAGACCGCACGGCCGTCCATTTCCAGCTCCGTCAGCGCTGCCAACACTTTCGACAACGCCCAGCCGCTGGTGATCGACAAGGCTTCACTGGTATGGGGCGCCGCGTGGAGCAACATGAGCAGCGGATGAGTCTCTGTCGTCTGCGGCGTTTCTGTGGATAACGGCAGCCGTTGCCAGCCGCGCAAGGCTTCGAGGATGTGCTCGATGGTTTCCACCAGCACCGCCCCATCGCGGATCAGCTGATGACACCCCTTTGCACCAGGGTGGTGGATCGATCCTGGAATCGCATACACCTCACGTCCCTGTTCCGCCGCCAGTCTCGCGGTGATCAATGAACCACTGGCAATACTCGCCTCGACCACGAGCACGCCGAGGGACAAACCGCTGATGATTCGATTGCGCCGGGGGAAGTTGCCGGGGGCAGGGCCGGCGTCCAGCGGGAACTCCGAAAGTACCGCGCTTCCCGAGGCGATCATGGCGTCCGCCAGTCGCTGATTTCGCTGTGGATAAAAATTTTCCAGCCCCGTGCCAAGTACGCCGACCGTTTGCCCGCCAACGTCCAGAGCCGCCTGATGCGCCGCAGCATCGATGCCCAGGGCCAGACCGCTGGTGATGACAAAACCGGCACCGGCCAGAGTGCGGGAAAACGCGGAGGCTGTGTCCATGCCCGGCCGCGAAGCACGACGGCTGCCGACCATCGCCAGCTGTGGTTTTTCCAGGATTCCCGGATCGCCCGCGACGAATAACAGCGGCGGCGCATCACTGATTTGCGCCAGCAACGCGGGGTAGTCAGGTTGGTCCCACATCAGTAAATGCTGGCCCGGGCGCTCTAACCAGGCCAATGCGTGACTGGCGCCGTCACGGACTTCAATAGAGCGCCGGCCCTGCGCACAAGCGAGTGGCAGACCCAATGCACGCCAGGCACTGGCCGGTGCGCTGATGGCTTTGGAGGCAGAGCCGAAGGCCTCAAGCAATTTCTTGAAACGCACAGGACCGAGTTCCGGCAAACGGTGCAGGCGTAAACGGGCTTCCAGTTCCGCAGGGGAAACGGACGTACAGGCAGGCAGCGACATGGATCATCCTTGATCGTTATAGAGTCCCGTCGAATCGGGAATAAGCTGTGGATAACTCTGTTGGTAACTTGTGGAGCGTGTTAAGGGTTTCGCACCTTGTCCATCACCGCCAGGGAGCGCGATGCGTTAAGGACAAGCCCGTAGCTGAGCTTGTCGTAAGTGCGGAAGACCATCAGCAAACCGGCCCGCTCGTCGGGAATTTTCAATGGCTGGCCGGTGATCCGGTCACGCACGGTTTCACCGGTCTTCATCACCACCAGCACATTGCCTTCGGCCAAGCCATCGCGCTGCCCCTTGTTCAGCGTGACGACATCCAGCGCACCGATCTGGGTCACCCCACGCGGTACATCGATAATCAAGCCGTCGATTTCGGTAGTTGGCGCACTGGGCATGAAGGTCGAATTGATCGAACGCTCTTCGCCGCCGAACAACCGGTCGCCGAGTCGCACCTCCTGAGTGGTGCGTTGCAGGGCCAGGGTGGCGACGTCGCCTTCAGTGGCAATGATCTCGCCGCCACCAATGTCGTCGGCGTTGATCCCCAGAAACTCCTTGCTCTGCGGATCGGTGTAGACCTTGCCCTGACGGAAGATGCCGTACACCGGTTGTGCCGGGTCGAAATGGCCACGCGCGAATATTCGATCACCCGTACCGCTGAGCACCCGTTCGGCATCGCCGGCGACGATGTAGGGCGCCTTGTCGAAATCCTCTGCCTTGTCGACGATGCGGTTGCTCAGCAGAAAGCTGTTGATCGATTTCAGCGGAATGCTCGGAATGGCATCGGCCACCGGCGAGCTGCGGATTCGTGGCGAAAGCTTGATGGTGCCCCGGGAAGCGCCGCGATTGAGGGTCAGGCGTGGCTGACCGTTGACGTAGGCCAGCGACAGCGTATCGCCCGGATAGATGAGATTAGGGTTTTCGATCTGTGGATTGGCCTGCCAAAGCTGCGGCCATTCCCACGGTTCACGCAGGTATTTGCCGGAAATGTCCCAGAGTGTGTCCCCTGCCACCACAGTGTATTGCTGTGGAAAACCTTCCCTGAGTTGCACTTGCCCGTGCGCAAAACCGGCCGAGGCCAGAAGGAGCAAGGCGAGTAGTGATTTCCTCATGCGGTGAATCCCTTTATTATGTACGTTCGCGTGAAACGCCAGAGCCCTCGTGGCTCGCTCCCGGCTCATTATTGAAAAGCCGGAAGCTACGTTCACAACGGTAGCCTGCATCCTCGGACTCGCCAGGCCATCGACCCGACTTTACCTCACACGTGCAGCAATTGAGCTTATGGCCATTTTAGACATCCTCGAATTCCCCGACTCGCGCCTGCGTACTATCGCCAAACCAGTGGCTGTAGTGGACGACGAAGTGCGTCAGTTGGTCGATGACATGTTTGAAACAATGTATGAAGCGCCAGGCATCGGCCTCGCCGCGACCCAGGTCAACGTGCATAAACGTATCGTCGTGATGGACCTCTCCGAAGACCGCAGCGAACCGCGGGTGTTCATCAACCCCGAGTTCGAAGTCCTGACCGACGAGGTGGACCAGTATCAGGAAGGCTGCCTTTCGGTGCCGGGTTTCTACGAAAACGTCGATCGCCCGCAAAAGGTCAAGATCAAAGCCCTGGACCGCGATGGCCAACCGTACGAACTGATCGCCGAAGGCCTGCTCGCGGTCTGCATCCAGCATGAATGCGACCACCTCAACGGCAAATTGTTCGTTGATTACCTGTCTACGCTCAAACGCGACCGGATCAAGAAGAAACTGGAAAAGCTCCATCGCCAGAACGCTTGATGCCCTTCTTTCAAAGGCTTGCCGCGGCAAGCCTTTTTCTTTTCAAGACGCTTTGTAATTGAGAGCTTTCATGACTGAGCCACTGCGCATTGTCTTTGCCGGTACCCCGGAATTCGCCGCCGAACACCTCAAGGCCCTGCTCGACAGTCCTTACGAGATCGTTGCGGTCTACACCCAACCGGACCGTCCGGCGGGCCGTGGGCAGAAGCTGATGCCGAGCCCGGTCAAGCAGTTGGCTCTGGAGCACAACATCCAGGTGTTGCAACCGCCAACCCTGCGCAACGAAGACGCTCAGGCGGAACTCGCCGCACTGAAACCGGATTTGCTGGTGGTGGTCGCCTACGGGCTGATCCTGCCGCAAGTGGTGCTGGATATTCCGCGTCTGGGCTGCATCAACAGCCACGCGTCCCTGCTGCCACGCTGGCGCGGTGCGGCGCCGATCCAGCGTGCCGTCGAAGCGGGCGACAGCGAAAGTGGCGTGACCGTCATGCGCATGGAACTGGGTCTGGATACCGGGCCGATGCTGCTCAAGGTCACCACGCCGATCGGTGCCGAAGACACCGGCGGCAGCCTCCACGATCGCCTCGCAGAGATGGGTCCACCGGCCGTGATTCAGGCAATTGCCGGCCTGGCCGCAGGCACTCTGGAAGGCGAAATGCAGGACGACAGCCTCGCCACCTACGCACACAAATTGAACAAGGACGAAGCGCGCATCGACTGGAGTCGCCCGGCAATTGAGCTGGAGCGCCTGGTTCGCGCCTTCAATCCCTGGCCGATCACTCACAGCACGCTAAACGGCGAAGCGCTGAAAGTGCTGGCTGCAAGCCTGGCCGAAGGGCAGGGCGCGCCGGGTGAAATCCTCAGTGCCAGCAAGGACGGTTTGGTCGTCGCCTGCGGTGACCAGGCGCTGTGTCTGACCCGTCTGCAATTGCCCGGCGGCAAGGCGCTGAACTTCAGCGACTTGTTCAACAGCCGTCGTGAGAAATTCGCCCTCGGCACCGTTCTCGGCCAAGCGGCGGACGCTCAATGAACCCACGTCTGGCTGCCGCCAAGGCACTGGCTGCTGTTCTTAACGGAAAAGCCTCACTCAACAGTTCTCTGCCAACGCAAATGGACAAGGTCGAAGACCGTGATCGCGGCTTCACCCAGGACCTGGCGTTCGGCACGGCTCGCTGGCAGCCACGTTTGTCGGCGTTGGCGGCCAAGTTGCTGCAAAAGCCGTTCAAAGCAGCCGATGCCGATGTCGAGGCGCTGTTGCTGGTCGGCCTCTACCAACTGCTCTACACCCGGGTTCCGGCCCACGCGGCCATCGGCGAAACCGTCGGTTGCGCCGACAAACTGAAAAAGCCCTGGGCCAAAGCCCTGCTCAATGCCGTGCTGCGCCGCGCCCAACGGGAAAGCGAAGCGCTGCTGGCCGAGCTGGAACACGACCCGGTGGTGCGCACCGCTCACCCGCGCTGGCTGCAAAAATCCCTCAAAGCCTTCTGGCCTGAGCAATGGGAAGCCATTTGCGCGGCGAACAACGCTCACCCGCCGATGATTTTGCGGGTCAACCGTCGTCATCACAGCCGCGATGCTTATCTCGGGTTGCTGACTGAAGCGGGCATCGCTGCCACGCCGTGTGTTTACAGCCGGGACGGCATCATCCTCGACGCCGCCGCCGACGTGCGCAGCCTGCCGGGTTTCGCCGAAGGCTGGATCAGCGTACAGGACGAAGCCGCGCAACTGGCCGCCGATCTGCTGGACCTGGCGCCAGGCCAACGGGTGCTGGACGCCTGCTGCGCACCGGGCGGTAAAACCTGCCACATCCTTGAGGCCGAGCCCAAACTGGCCGGCGTGGTGGCCGTGGATCTGGAAGCCAAGCGTCTGGTGCGAGTGCGGGAAAACCTTGCGCGCCTGGGACTGAGCGCCGAACTGATCGCCGCCGACGGCCGCGACACCGCGACCTGGTGGGACGGCAAACCGTTCCAGCGCATTTTGCTGGACGCACCGTGCTCGGCCACCGGGGTGATCCGTCGTCACCCGGACATCAAACTGACCCGCCAACCCGATGACATCGCCGCGCTGGCGGTGCTTCAGGGCGAGCTGCTTGATGCCATGTGGATAACGTTGGAAGTGGGCGGCGTTCTGCTTTACGCCACCTGCTCCACGCTGCCGACCGAAAACACCGAAGTCATCGAAGCGTTCCTCGCCCGCACGCCGGGAGCCCGTGAACTGGACCTCGCCACGACGGCCGGCATCAAGCAGCCTCATGGCCGCCAATTGCTGGCTCAGGAAGGCGGCCACGACGGGTTCTACTACGCCAAGCTGATCAAGATTGCCGCCGCGCGCGGTTAACCGGTTTTAAGGGAGTGACTGGATGAAAATCATCATCCTCGGCGCAGGGCAGGTCGGCGGTTCGCTGGCAGAACACCTGGCCAGCGAAGCCAACGACATCACCGTGGTCGACACCGATGGCGAACGCCTGCGCGACCTCGGCGATCGGCTGGACATCCGTACCGTGCAGGGTCGCGGGTCGCTGCCGACCGTACTGCGTCAGGCCGGCGCGGACGACGCCGACATGCTGGTTGCAGTGACCAACAGTGACGAAACCAATATGGTGGCCTGTCAGGTCGCTCACACCTTGTTCCACACACCAACCAAGATCGCCCGGGTCCGCGAAGCCGCGTACCTGACCCGCGCCGAACTGTTCGATAACGAATCGATTCCGGTCGACGTATTGATCAGTCCGGAGCAAGTCGTTACCAACTACATCAAGCGCCTGATCCAGCATCCGGGTGCGTTGCAGGTAATCGACTTTGCCGAAGGCAAGGCGCAGCTGGTGGCAGTGAAGGCCTATTACGGCGGTCCGCTGGTGGGTCAGCAACTGCGCCAGTTGCGCGAACATATGCCGAACGTCGAAACCCGCGTTGCAGCGATTTTCCGTCGTGACCGGCCGATCCTGCCCCAGGGCGATACGGTGATCGAGGCCGACGACGAAGTGTTTTTCATCGCCGCCAAAGCGAATATTCGCGCGGTGATGAGCGAAATGCGCCGCCTCGATGAGAGCTACAAACGCATCGTCATCGCTGGCGGCGGGCAGATTGGCGAGCGTTTGGCCGAGGCCATCGAAAGCCGTTATCAGGTGAAGATCATCGAGATGAACCCGGCCCGCTGCCGCCACCTCTCGGACACCCTCGACAGCACCGTGGTGTTGCAGGGCAGTGCCTCCGACCGCGATTTGCTGATGGAAGAGAACATCGCCGACGCCGACATCTTCCTGGCGCTGACCAACGACGACGAAGCCAACATCATGTCGTCGCTGCTCGCCAAGCGTCTGGGCGCGAAGAAGGTGATGACGATCATCAACAACCCGGCCTACGTCGACCTGATCCAGGGCGGTGACATCGACATCGCCATCAGCCCACAACTGGCAACCATCGGCACCTTGCTGGCCCACGTGCGGCGCGGCGATATCGTCAGCGTGCACTCACTGCGTCGAGGTGCGGCGGAAGCCATCGAGGCCATCGCCCACGGTGATGCGAAGTCGAGCAAGGTGATCGGCAAGGCCATCGAAAACATCGGCCTGCCGCCGGGGACCACCATCGGCGCAATCATCCGCGACGAAGAAGTGATCATCGCCCACGACAACACAGTGATCGAAGCCGGCGACCATGTGATTCTGTTCCTTGTGGATAAAAAGCATATCCGGGATGTGGAAAAGCTGTTCCATGTGGGGTTGAGCTTTTTCTGATGATCGTTCCCACGCTCTGCGTGGGAATGCCTCAACGGACGCTCCGCGTTCGGCTTTGGATGGGACGCAGAGCGTCCCGGGCTGCATTCCCACGCGGAGCGTGGGAACGATCACTGACTGAGGAAGCACCGATGATCGAATCCCTGGAAAAAATGCTCG
The Pseudomonas lini DNA segment above includes these coding regions:
- the fmt gene encoding methionyl-tRNA formyltransferase, with protein sequence MTEPLRIVFAGTPEFAAEHLKALLDSPYEIVAVYTQPDRPAGRGQKLMPSPVKQLALEHNIQVLQPPTLRNEDAQAELAALKPDLLVVVAYGLILPQVVLDIPRLGCINSHASLLPRWRGAAPIQRAVEAGDSESGVTVMRMELGLDTGPMLLKVTTPIGAEDTGGSLHDRLAEMGPPAVIQAIAGLAAGTLEGEMQDDSLATYAHKLNKDEARIDWSRPAIELERLVRAFNPWPITHSTLNGEALKVLAASLAEGQGAPGEILSASKDGLVVACGDQALCLTRLQLPGGKALNFSDLFNSRREKFALGTVLGQAADAQ
- a CDS encoding L-threonylcarbamoyladenylate synthase, translated to MVNSWRVQQAAREIRAGAVIAYPTEAVWGLGCNPWDEEAVDRLLLIKGRSVDKGLILVADNIRQFDFLFEDFPELWMDRMASTWPGPNTWLVPHQNMLPQWITGVHETVALRVSDHPLVRDLCALVGPLVSTSANPQGRPAARTRLRVEQYFRGQVDWVLGGNLGGRKNPSVIRDLATGHVVRPD
- the rsmB gene encoding 16S rRNA (cytosine(967)-C(5))-methyltransferase RsmB, with protein sequence MNPRLAAAKALAAVLNGKASLNSSLPTQMDKVEDRDRGFTQDLAFGTARWQPRLSALAAKLLQKPFKAADADVEALLLVGLYQLLYTRVPAHAAIGETVGCADKLKKPWAKALLNAVLRRAQRESEALLAELEHDPVVRTAHPRWLQKSLKAFWPEQWEAICAANNAHPPMILRVNRRHHSRDAYLGLLTEAGIAATPCVYSRDGIILDAAADVRSLPGFAEGWISVQDEAAQLAADLLDLAPGQRVLDACCAPGGKTCHILEAEPKLAGVVAVDLEAKRLVRVRENLARLGLSAELIAADGRDTATWWDGKPFQRILLDAPCSATGVIRRHPDIKLTRQPDDIAALAVLQGELLDAMWITLEVGGVLLYATCSTLPTENTEVIEAFLARTPGARELDLATTAGIKQPHGRQLLAQEGGHDGFYYAKLIKIAAARG
- the def gene encoding peptide deformylase, with amino-acid sequence MAILDILEFPDSRLRTIAKPVAVVDDEVRQLVDDMFETMYEAPGIGLAATQVNVHKRIVVMDLSEDRSEPRVFINPEFEVLTDEVDQYQEGCLSVPGFYENVDRPQKVKIKALDRDGQPYELIAEGLLAVCIQHECDHLNGKLFVDYLSTLKRDRIKKKLEKLHRQNA
- the trkA gene encoding Trk system potassium transporter TrkA, whose amino-acid sequence is MKIIILGAGQVGGSLAEHLASEANDITVVDTDGERLRDLGDRLDIRTVQGRGSLPTVLRQAGADDADMLVAVTNSDETNMVACQVAHTLFHTPTKIARVREAAYLTRAELFDNESIPVDVLISPEQVVTNYIKRLIQHPGALQVIDFAEGKAQLVAVKAYYGGPLVGQQLRQLREHMPNVETRVAAIFRRDRPILPQGDTVIEADDEVFFIAAKANIRAVMSEMRRLDESYKRIVIAGGGQIGERLAEAIESRYQVKIIEMNPARCRHLSDTLDSTVVLQGSASDRDLLMEENIADADIFLALTNDDEANIMSSLLAKRLGAKKVMTIINNPAYVDLIQGGDIDIAISPQLATIGTLLAHVRRGDIVSVHSLRRGAAEAIEAIAHGDAKSSKVIGKAIENIGLPPGTTIGAIIRDEEVIIAHDNTVIEAGDHVILFLVDKKHIRDVEKLFHVGLSFF
- a CDS encoding LysM peptidoglycan-binding domain-containing protein, with protein sequence MRKSLLALLLLASAGFAHGQVQLREGFPQQYTVVAGDTLWDISGKYLREPWEWPQLWQANPQIENPNLIYPGDTLSLAYVNGQPRLTLNRGASRGTIKLSPRIRSSPVADAIPSIPLKSINSFLLSNRIVDKAEDFDKAPYIVAGDAERVLSGTGDRIFARGHFDPAQPVYGIFRQGKVYTDPQSKEFLGINADDIGGGEIIATEGDVATLALQRTTQEVRLGDRLFGGEERSINSTFMPSAPTTEIDGLIIDVPRGVTQIGALDVVTLNKGQRDGLAEGNVLVVMKTGETVRDRITGQPLKIPDERAGLLMVFRTYDKLSYGLVLNASRSLAVMDKVRNP
- the dprA gene encoding DNA-processing protein DprA produces the protein MSLPACTSVSPAELEARLRLHRLPELGPVRFKKLLEAFGSASKAISAPASAWRALGLPLACAQGRRSIEVRDGASHALAWLERPGQHLLMWDQPDYPALLAQISDAPPLLFVAGDPGILEKPQLAMVGSRRASRPGMDTASAFSRTLAGAGFVITSGLALGIDAAAHQAALDVGGQTVGVLGTGLENFYPQRNQRLADAMIASGSAVLSEFPLDAGPAPGNFPRRNRIISGLSLGVLVVEASIASGSLITARLAAEQGREVYAIPGSIHHPGAKGCHQLIRDGAVLVETIEHILEALRGWQRLPLSTETPQTTETHPLLMLLHAAPHTSEALSITSGWALSKVLAALTELEMDGRAVCESGRWLARGR
- a CDS encoding NADPH:quinone reductase codes for the protein MAKRIQFRAHGGPEVLEYVDYQPAEPGPLQVRVTNKAIGLNFIDTYYRSGLYAPPALPSGLGAEGAGVVEAVGSEVTRFKIGDRVAYGSGPLGAYSDVHVLPEANLVHLPDAISFEQAAGVMLKGLTVQYLLRQTYELKGGETILFHAAAGGVGSLACQWAKALDVKLIGTVSSAEKAALAKANGAWATIDYSHENVAQRVLELTDGKKVPVVYDGVGKDTWLTSLDSVAPRGLVVSFGNASGAVDGVNLGILAGKGSLYVTRPTLATYANNAENLQSMADELFEMIISGKLKVDISQRYSLAEAAKAQTELSARRTTGSTVLLP